In Actinomadura citrea, a single window of DNA contains:
- a CDS encoding RNA polymerase sigma factor, with translation MAEGSWPGERLIDAAQGGDLESIAALVSGSHPHVRRFARTLCASPEDAEDAAQEALIILYRKIGTLRASGALASWMFRIVRNECLRRARLRPRHYEVPDVSVVSAEDEVLQRLEAGRVAAAIAALPADQRHVLIMRDIQGYSGRMVADALGLSLPAMKSRLHRARASVQRTLQGASESVPGDGND, from the coding sequence GTGGCTGAGGGGAGCTGGCCCGGTGAGCGGCTGATCGACGCCGCGCAGGGCGGTGATCTCGAGTCGATCGCCGCGCTGGTGTCCGGCTCGCACCCGCACGTGCGCAGATTCGCCCGGACGCTGTGCGCGTCGCCCGAGGACGCCGAGGACGCCGCGCAGGAGGCGTTGATCATCTTGTATCGCAAGATCGGGACGCTGCGGGCCTCCGGTGCGCTGGCATCGTGGATGTTCCGCATCGTGCGCAACGAGTGCCTGCGGCGGGCGCGACTGAGGCCGCGGCACTACGAGGTTCCGGACGTCAGCGTGGTCTCGGCCGAGGACGAGGTCCTGCAACGCCTGGAGGCGGGCCGGGTCGCGGCGGCGATCGCCGCTCTGCCGGCTGACCAGCGACACGTCCTCATCATGCGGGACATCCAGGGGTACAGCGGGCGCATGGTCGCCGACGCGCTCGGCCTCAGCCTCCCCGCGATGAAGTCGCGGCTGCATCGCGCCCGCGCGTCGGTCCAACGAACGCTGCAGGGCGCATCCGAATCGGTTCCAGGAGACGGCAATGACTGA
- a CDS encoding DUF6879 family protein, producing the protein MLDHATYHRDFARQCEDLRGTIWKLERSQVFRELDDPSWQAFSSGDWRRALELLEEDRKAVQAEADSNRRQGLKIRRVRVVERPLSPYVQWELHALRMLAEEGFELSVLSADDLADLEEQGQLPEVVVVGERVLYEVRYLPDWTPCGARRIRTPDVIRTAASEIGRLYRRGEPLLRFFEREVAPLPAPAV; encoded by the coding sequence GTGCTGGACCACGCGACCTACCATCGGGATTTCGCTCGCCAGTGCGAAGACCTGCGCGGGACCATCTGGAAGCTCGAACGCTCCCAGGTCTTCCGCGAGCTGGACGATCCCAGCTGGCAGGCGTTCAGTTCCGGCGACTGGCGACGCGCCCTCGAACTGTTGGAAGAGGATCGCAAGGCCGTCCAGGCCGAGGCCGACAGCAACCGGCGCCAAGGCTTGAAGATCAGGCGGGTTCGCGTGGTCGAGCGCCCCTTGAGTCCCTACGTTCAATGGGAGCTTCACGCGCTCCGGATGCTGGCGGAAGAAGGCTTCGAACTGAGTGTCCTCTCCGCCGACGACCTCGCCGACCTGGAAGAACAGGGCCAGTTGCCCGAAGTCGTCGTCGTTGGCGAACGCGTCCTCTATGAGGTCCGATATCTGCCGGATTGGACGCCGTGCGGTGCCCGCCGCATCAGGACGCCGGACGTGATCCGTACCGCCGCGTCCGAGATCGGCCGCCTGTACCGCAGGGGCGAGCCCTTGCTCCGCTTCTTCGAACGGGAAGTAGCCCCGCTTCCCGCACCGGCCGTCTGA
- a CDS encoding DUF6082 family protein, whose translation MSFIGQTYGAASALLAALALIGIAATLIFQAHDTKIAREEARRIAIAELLKMAMDDPALDEAWGPVPADADPKARRQLMYINMIISEWQMSFETKALPEKRLRAISREMFSGRPGRAFWEEARQVRMGTAGSRRARRFHEILDEEYHLAPVPSPGRPRPRRPWMLFAGSAVGVLAAGGVVRRAIARRRSPG comes from the coding sequence TTGAGTTTCATCGGTCAGACATACGGCGCCGCGTCGGCGCTCCTGGCCGCCCTCGCGCTGATCGGCATCGCGGCCACCCTGATCTTCCAGGCGCACGACACGAAGATCGCGCGAGAGGAGGCCAGGCGCATCGCGATCGCGGAGTTGCTCAAGATGGCCATGGACGACCCCGCCCTCGACGAGGCATGGGGACCGGTTCCGGCGGATGCGGACCCCAAGGCCAGACGGCAGCTCATGTACATCAACATGATCATCTCCGAGTGGCAGATGTCCTTCGAGACAAAGGCCCTTCCTGAGAAGAGGCTGCGCGCCATTTCGCGTGAGATGTTCTCGGGCCGTCCTGGCAGGGCTTTCTGGGAGGAGGCGCGTCAGGTCCGCATGGGCACCGCCGGGAGCAGGCGAGCGCGTCGGTTCCACGAGATTCTGGACGAGGAGTACCACCTGGCGCCCGTTCCCTCACCGGGACGCCCGCGTCCACGACGGCCCTGGATGCTCTTCGCCGGGTCGGCGGTGGGCGTTCTGGCCGCGGGTGGTGTCGTCCGCCGGGCCATCGCCCGCCGCCGCTCCCCTGGTTGA
- a CDS encoding NAD(P)-dependent oxidoreductase, with product MGSGDGSARVDVAVLGLGEMGAALAGAILDGGHPTTVWNRTAGKGDALVAKGAGRVAGVRKAVAAGRVVVVNVKGNSVARELLETAGDDLRGRVVVNLTDGTSDEVREVAAAVAERGGEYLHGQIMTIAPGVGHPDATVFYGGSADAHERHRAVLRLLSGHAPLVSDDPGVAVLYGMAVHGTMWGLLNGFLHAAAALSDAGVEVGRFLKEAEGPLAALSMFLPSIAEEVDQSRFATPFGALRHHLPSIEDLARESRARGIDDGFPEYSRALVAAAIERGHGDDSYSRLVEHFRGV from the coding sequence ATGGGTTCTGGTGACGGGTCTGCGCGGGTCGACGTGGCGGTGCTCGGGCTTGGTGAGATGGGGGCCGCGCTGGCGGGCGCGATTCTGGACGGCGGGCATCCGACCACCGTGTGGAACCGCACTGCGGGGAAGGGCGACGCGCTGGTCGCGAAGGGGGCGGGCCGGGTCGCCGGCGTCCGTAAGGCCGTTGCCGCCGGGCGGGTCGTGGTGGTCAACGTGAAGGGCAACTCCGTAGCTCGTGAACTGCTGGAGACGGCAGGAGACGACCTGCGCGGACGTGTCGTCGTCAACCTGACGGACGGGACGTCGGACGAGGTCAGGGAGGTGGCCGCGGCGGTCGCCGAACGTGGCGGGGAGTACCTGCACGGGCAGATCATGACCATCGCGCCGGGTGTCGGGCATCCGGACGCGACGGTCTTCTACGGCGGCTCCGCGGACGCTCACGAGCGTCATCGGGCGGTGCTGCGGCTTCTCAGCGGGCACGCGCCGCTGGTGTCCGACGACCCCGGTGTCGCGGTCCTCTACGGCATGGCCGTCCACGGGACGATGTGGGGGCTCCTCAACGGGTTCCTGCACGCGGCCGCGGCGCTGTCGGACGCGGGTGTCGAGGTCGGCCGGTTCCTGAAGGAGGCCGAGGGCCCGCTCGCGGCGCTTTCGATGTTCCTGCCGTCGATCGCGGAGGAGGTGGACCAGAGCCGGTTCGCGACGCCGTTCGGGGCGCTGCGTCACCATCTGCCGTCGATCGAGGATCTCGCGCGGGAGAGCCGGGCGCGGGGCATCGACGACGGGTTCCCCGAGTACTCCCGCGCGCTCGTGGCAGCGGCGATCGAACGGGGCCATGGAGACGACAGCTACTCGCGGCTCGTCGAACACTTCCGCGGGGTCTAG
- a CDS encoding MarR family winged helix-turn-helix transcriptional regulator, which produces MERDAVDLIVEQWARARPDLDASPMRVLGRLSRLTRIAERELKALFAEFGLERGEFDVLATLRRAGSPDGLTAGMLARSSMVTSGAVTNRLDRLVAKGYVTRDLDPANRRTVIVALTPTGRDLIDRAVSAHLENERRLLAALDQHQQDALAATLRTLLLSLGDQAGSPHISPPITKDGTRP; this is translated from the coding sequence GTGGAGCGTGACGCCGTCGACCTCATCGTGGAGCAGTGGGCTCGCGCCCGCCCTGACCTCGACGCGTCCCCCATGAGGGTCCTCGGCCGCCTCTCCCGGCTGACCCGGATCGCCGAGCGCGAACTCAAGGCGCTCTTCGCCGAGTTCGGGCTGGAACGAGGCGAGTTCGACGTCCTGGCCACCCTCCGCCGCGCCGGCTCGCCCGACGGCCTGACCGCGGGCATGCTGGCCCGCTCCTCCATGGTGACCTCGGGCGCCGTCACCAACCGCCTGGACCGCCTCGTCGCCAAGGGCTATGTCACGCGCGACCTCGACCCCGCCAACCGCCGCACCGTCATCGTCGCCCTCACCCCCACCGGCCGCGACCTCATCGACCGCGCCGTCTCCGCCCACCTCGAAAACGAACGCCGCCTCCTGGCCGCACTCGACCAGCACCAGCAGGACGCCCTGGCCGCAACCCTGCGCACCCTCCTGCTCAGCCTCGGCGACCAGGCAGGCAGCCCTCACATCTCCCCGCCCATCACGAAGGACGGAACACGGCCCTAG
- a CDS encoding superoxide dismutase, with protein sequence MRRRTISAVLVFGLAAAMSAPAQAAVGRRAGAAVYPTTIRLPNGFQPEGIAIGPGPVAYVGSMADGSVYRADLRTGAGAVLSRGPGTQALGLKTDARGRVFVAGGAGGDARVLDARTGRVLASYRLATGPSFVNDVILTQGAAWFTDSTNPVLYKLPLDGGRLPSVAVRIPLTGDLVYQGGPDSPGSAGFNANGITPTPDGRGLIVVQSNTGGLFRVDPTGRTRRVNLHGESLPEGDGLLLRGRTLYAVQNRLDTVAVLRLDAAGTDGRVVRRVKDARFALPTTVAAFGSRLYLPNIQFFATGPTPGISYNAVAIPRP encoded by the coding sequence ATGCGACGTCGGACGATCTCTGCTGTTCTGGTGTTCGGGCTGGCCGCCGCGATGAGCGCCCCGGCGCAGGCGGCGGTGGGCCGGCGGGCCGGTGCGGCGGTGTACCCGACCACGATCCGGCTGCCGAACGGGTTCCAGCCCGAGGGCATCGCGATCGGCCCCGGGCCGGTCGCCTATGTCGGATCCATGGCCGACGGCTCGGTCTACCGCGCCGACCTGCGCACCGGAGCCGGGGCGGTCCTCAGCCGGGGGCCGGGCACGCAGGCCCTCGGACTGAAGACCGACGCGCGCGGACGGGTGTTCGTGGCCGGCGGTGCGGGTGGCGACGCTCGCGTCCTCGATGCCCGTACCGGCCGGGTACTGGCGTCCTACCGGCTGGCCACCGGCCCGTCGTTCGTCAACGACGTCATCCTCACGCAGGGCGCCGCGTGGTTCACCGACTCCACCAATCCGGTGCTCTACAAGCTGCCGCTCGACGGCGGGCGCCTGCCCTCCGTCGCGGTCCGGATACCGCTGACCGGCGACCTCGTCTACCAGGGCGGTCCCGACAGCCCCGGCAGCGCCGGGTTCAACGCCAACGGCATCACGCCGACACCGGACGGCCGGGGCCTGATCGTCGTGCAGTCGAACACCGGCGGGCTGTTCCGCGTCGACCCGACGGGCAGGACCCGCCGTGTGAACCTGCACGGCGAGTCGCTGCCGGAAGGCGACGGCCTGCTGCTGCGGGGCCGGACGTTGTACGCGGTGCAGAACCGGCTCGACACCGTGGCCGTCCTGCGGCTGGACGCGGCGGGAACCGACGGCCGCGTCGTCCGGCGGGTGAAGGACGCCCGGTTCGCCCTGCCGACGACCGTGGCCGCCTTCGGCTCGCGGCTGTACCTCCCCAACATCCAGTTCTTCGCCACGGGGCCGACCCCCGGCATCTCGTACAACGCGGTCGCCATTCCCCGCCCGTAA
- a CDS encoding metallophosphoesterase family protein: MSRIAAAVVAVVGLLVAVMSGLAQSAPSPSDPSPSAKPSPPGALKNGEAWAWTQLVNGKSHTTEVRFATTEKPAGHCPTLKYTVGGKMQTAVLRKASDPFVTGGGLQQFPTTFCVAPVPDGARDALIEPTTTVAATVYPGNLQPPLPEWPVNGRPRSIAVIGDAGCEVPSSTVGSTQNQDCQNDWPLEPLSAHAAVQSHPDLVVHVGDYVYREAPEGANDATPGCDSQGQAADWACLIKDFLRPAQAFLAEAPFVFARGNHEDCTPSKVGRGAEWFRYFATVPRKNNECYSLPQVQTEPVQINAGTLHFVLFDSSSASESNQPNQVQAARFAKWFNEVNDLAANHPKHDYFLITHKPLWMVKQASSAGVTWINPTLASAVRRTAKGALADNIDLVLSGHLHMYQMLDFLKSTRPPQLTVGSSGTTLDTPPDDTKVEGKTVDGEIVQHSVSRGVHGYALLRDTGGQWHLTFHGVSGQAWPQDCALSTGPTKEFDCK, translated from the coding sequence ATGTCGCGAATAGCTGCGGCGGTGGTGGCCGTCGTGGGATTGCTGGTCGCCGTGATGTCCGGGCTCGCGCAGTCCGCCCCGAGCCCGTCCGACCCGAGCCCGTCCGCCAAGCCCTCGCCGCCCGGCGCGCTGAAGAACGGCGAGGCGTGGGCCTGGACGCAGCTGGTGAACGGCAAGAGCCACACGACCGAGGTCCGGTTCGCCACCACCGAGAAGCCCGCCGGGCACTGCCCCACCCTGAAGTACACCGTGGGGGGCAAGATGCAGACCGCGGTGCTGAGGAAGGCCAGCGATCCCTTCGTCACCGGTGGCGGGCTCCAGCAGTTTCCGACGACCTTCTGCGTGGCGCCGGTGCCCGACGGAGCGAGGGACGCGCTGATCGAGCCGACCACGACCGTCGCGGCCACCGTGTATCCGGGAAATCTCCAGCCTCCGCTGCCCGAATGGCCCGTGAACGGACGCCCCCGGAGCATCGCGGTGATCGGTGACGCGGGGTGCGAGGTCCCCTCGTCCACGGTCGGCTCCACGCAGAACCAGGACTGCCAGAACGACTGGCCGCTGGAGCCGCTCTCCGCGCACGCGGCCGTGCAGTCCCACCCGGACCTCGTCGTCCACGTCGGCGACTACGTGTACCGGGAGGCGCCGGAAGGAGCGAACGACGCCACACCGGGGTGCGACTCCCAGGGGCAGGCGGCCGACTGGGCGTGCCTCATCAAGGACTTCCTGCGGCCGGCGCAGGCCTTTCTCGCCGAGGCGCCCTTCGTCTTCGCGCGGGGCAACCATGAGGACTGCACGCCTTCGAAAGTGGGGCGGGGCGCCGAATGGTTCCGCTATTTCGCCACGGTTCCCCGAAAGAACAACGAATGCTACTCGTTGCCGCAGGTTCAGACGGAGCCCGTCCAGATCAATGCGGGCACGCTGCATTTCGTCCTGTTCGACTCCAGCTCGGCGAGCGAGAGCAACCAGCCGAACCAGGTGCAGGCCGCCCGGTTCGCGAAATGGTTCAACGAAGTGAACGACCTGGCCGCCAACCATCCGAAGCACGACTACTTCCTCATCACCCACAAGCCGCTGTGGATGGTCAAGCAGGCCTCGTCCGCCGGCGTGACGTGGATCAACCCGACGCTGGCGAGCGCGGTCAGGCGGACGGCGAAGGGGGCGCTGGCCGACAACATCGACCTGGTGCTGTCCGGGCACCTGCACATGTACCAGATGCTCGACTTCCTGAAGAGCACGCGGCCTCCGCAGCTGACCGTGGGCTCGTCCGGGACGACGCTCGACACCCCGCCGGACGACACCAAGGTGGAGGGCAAGACCGTCGACGGCGAGATCGTCCAGCACTCGGTTTCACGGGGTGTTCACGGCTACGCGCTCCTGCGCGACACGGGCGGTCAGTGGCATCTCACCTTCCATGGAGTCTCCGGGCAGGCATGGCCGCAGGACTGCGCTCTGAGCACCGGGCCCACCAAGGAGTTCGACTGCAAATGA
- a CDS encoding creatininase family protein, with translation MLPTHTSREVPDAPVAVLPIGSHEQHGPFLPLATDTVIACTIAAEIAKAYPVRTLPPVTISCSHEHADWPGTVSISAATLYAVVRDVAESLRRAGVPKLVLVNGHGGNYVLGNVVQEAHGDMALFPAPEHWQAAEKASGAETSAVSDMHAGELETSILLHAHPELVRDGYRTADHLADDRRHLLTTGMAAYTTSGVVGRPSLAGADKGRETLRSLVASFGDVLAVLQQQGGRTGQGRDEGEHSVHDGDGQALR, from the coding sequence ATGCTGCCGACGCACACGAGTCGCGAGGTTCCGGACGCCCCCGTGGCGGTCCTGCCGATCGGGAGCCACGAGCAGCACGGCCCGTTCCTGCCCCTCGCGACGGACACGGTGATCGCGTGCACGATCGCGGCGGAGATCGCGAAGGCGTACCCGGTGCGGACGCTCCCGCCAGTGACGATCTCGTGCTCGCATGAGCACGCGGACTGGCCCGGGACGGTGAGCATCTCGGCGGCGACCCTGTACGCGGTGGTCAGGGACGTCGCCGAGTCGCTGCGCCGGGCCGGTGTCCCCAAGCTCGTTCTGGTCAACGGGCACGGGGGCAACTACGTGCTCGGCAACGTCGTCCAGGAGGCGCACGGCGACATGGCCCTGTTCCCCGCGCCGGAGCACTGGCAGGCGGCGGAGAAGGCGTCCGGCGCCGAGACGTCCGCCGTCAGCGACATGCACGCCGGGGAGCTGGAGACCTCCATCCTGCTGCACGCCCATCCGGAGCTGGTGCGGGACGGGTACCGGACCGCCGACCATCTGGCCGACGACCGGCGGCACCTCCTGACGACGGGGATGGCGGCCTACACGACGTCCGGCGTCGTCGGGCGGCCGTCACTGGCCGGCGCCGACAAGGGCCGGGAGACGCTGCGGAGTCTCGTCGCGTCGTTCGGGGACGTCCTCGCGGTGCTTCAGCAGCAGGGCGGCCGCACCGGGCAGGGACGCGATGAAGGTGAGCACTCCGTACACGACGGAGACGGTCAGGCCCTGCGCTGA
- a CDS encoding class I SAM-dependent methyltransferase, translating to MPGFDPSWLELREGADATARAAELLDPLSAALPPDGPLVIWDLGCGTGSQGRWLSGRLRGPQHWILHDGDPRLLDRARASEYVTADGTPATVETRAGDIGALRASDLAGASLVTASALLDVLTAAEVEAIAAAAACPALLTLSVVGRVRLSPSEPLDAEFAAAFDAHQRRDGLLGPGAVAAATRAFGRRGASVQARPSPWRLGPGQAALTAEWLRGWVAAAVEQQPDLAPFAEDYLGRRLTECAAGRLTAEVHHVDLLVLPGSAS from the coding sequence GTGCCGGGGTTCGATCCGTCCTGGCTGGAGCTGCGCGAGGGCGCGGACGCGACGGCGCGCGCCGCGGAGCTGCTCGACCCGCTCAGCGCCGCGCTCCCGCCCGACGGGCCGCTCGTCATCTGGGACCTCGGGTGCGGCACCGGCTCCCAGGGGCGCTGGCTGTCCGGGCGGCTGCGCGGCCCGCAGCACTGGATCCTGCACGACGGCGATCCGCGCCTGCTCGACCGCGCCCGCGCGAGCGAGTACGTCACCGCCGACGGGACGCCCGCGACGGTCGAGACGCGCGCGGGCGACATCGGCGCGCTCCGCGCGTCCGACCTGGCGGGCGCCTCGCTGGTCACGGCGTCCGCGCTGCTGGACGTGCTCACCGCCGCCGAGGTCGAGGCGATCGCCGCCGCGGCCGCCTGCCCGGCGCTGCTCACCCTGTCGGTCGTCGGGCGCGTCCGGCTCTCCCCGTCCGAGCCGCTCGACGCCGAGTTCGCCGCCGCCTTCGACGCCCACCAGCGGCGCGACGGGCTCCTCGGACCGGGCGCCGTCGCCGCCGCGACCCGGGCGTTCGGGCGCCGCGGCGCGTCGGTCCAGGCGCGTCCGAGCCCGTGGCGGCTCGGCCCCGGCCAGGCCGCGCTGACCGCCGAGTGGCTGCGCGGCTGGGTCGCCGCCGCCGTCGAGCAGCAGCCGGACCTGGCCCCCTTCGCCGAGGACTACCTCGGCCGCCGCCTCACCGAGTGCGCCGCCGGGCGCCTCACCGCCGAGGTCCACCACGTCGACCTGCTCGTCCTTCCCGGGAGCGCATCGTGA
- a CDS encoding glycosyltransferase family 4 protein, translating into MTSREVWVVVPDGVDDAAAPSGGNRYDRRLCEELAAAGRPVRELAVAGAWPRPGEAARAELGRALAALPGGSVVLMDGLVACGVPEIVVPEAGRLRLAVLVHLPLADEPGQADLNAGERKVLEAAGAVVATSPWARDHLIAHHGLEPSRVHAVAPGTDPAPLAPGTDGAARLLCVASVTPRKGHDVLVEALATVAHLSWDCECAGPPGRDAEHVARVRRLIGAHRLDGRVELAGPLTGKRLDDAYAGADLLVLASRAETFGMVVTEALARGIPVLATSVDGIPDTLGWDPSGGVPGMLVPPDDPAALGAALRRWLVEPELRDRLRASARSRRGMLPGWDDTARRMAVVLSKLRRESL; encoded by the coding sequence GTGACCTCCCGCGAGGTGTGGGTGGTCGTCCCGGACGGTGTCGACGACGCCGCCGCCCCGAGCGGAGGCAACCGGTACGACCGGCGGCTGTGCGAGGAGCTCGCGGCGGCCGGGCGTCCCGTCCGGGAGCTGGCGGTGGCCGGCGCGTGGCCGCGGCCGGGCGAGGCGGCCCGCGCCGAGCTGGGACGCGCGCTGGCCGCGCTGCCCGGCGGGTCCGTCGTCCTGATGGACGGCCTGGTGGCGTGCGGCGTCCCGGAGATCGTCGTCCCGGAGGCGGGGCGGCTGCGGCTCGCCGTCCTCGTCCACCTCCCACTGGCGGACGAACCCGGACAGGCCGACCTGAACGCGGGCGAACGCAAGGTACTGGAGGCGGCCGGGGCCGTCGTCGCGACGAGCCCGTGGGCCCGGGACCACCTGATCGCCCACCACGGCCTGGAGCCGTCCCGCGTCCACGCCGTCGCCCCCGGCACCGACCCGGCGCCGCTCGCGCCCGGCACCGACGGGGCGGCGCGCCTGCTGTGCGTGGCGTCGGTGACCCCGCGCAAGGGGCACGACGTCCTCGTCGAGGCGCTCGCCACCGTCGCGCACCTGTCCTGGGACTGCGAGTGCGCCGGGCCGCCGGGCCGCGACGCGGAGCACGTCGCGCGGGTGCGCCGGCTGATCGGCGCCCACCGCCTCGACGGGCGCGTCGAGCTGGCGGGGCCGCTCACCGGCAAGCGTCTGGACGACGCCTACGCCGGAGCCGACCTGCTCGTCCTGGCGTCCCGCGCGGAGACGTTCGGGATGGTCGTGACCGAGGCGCTGGCGCGCGGCATCCCGGTGCTCGCGACCTCGGTGGACGGGATCCCCGACACGCTCGGCTGGGACCCGTCGGGGGGCGTCCCCGGCATGCTCGTCCCGCCGGACGACCCGGCCGCGCTGGGCGCCGCGCTGCGCCGCTGGCTCGTCGAACCGGAGCTGCGCGACCGGCTGCGCGCCTCCGCCCGGTCGCGGCGCGGCATGCTGCCGGGCTGGGACGACACGGCCCGTCGCATGGCGGTCGTCCTGTCGAAACTACGGAGGGAGTCGCTGTGA
- a CDS encoding 6-pyruvoyl trahydropterin synthase family protein yields MFAITVRDHVMIAHSFRGEVFGPAQHLHGATFVVDATFRRADLDPDGIVVDIGLATRELGEVLGALNYRNLDEEPDFAGVNTSTEFLAKVIADRLADRVRAGALGANAAGLAGITVTLHESHVAWASYEREL; encoded by the coding sequence TTGTTCGCCATCACCGTCCGCGACCACGTCATGATCGCGCACAGCTTCCGCGGCGAGGTCTTCGGACCCGCGCAGCACCTGCACGGCGCGACGTTCGTGGTGGACGCGACGTTCCGCCGGGCGGACCTCGACCCGGACGGCATCGTCGTCGACATCGGGCTCGCCACCCGCGAGCTCGGCGAGGTCCTGGGCGCGCTGAACTACCGCAACCTGGACGAGGAGCCGGACTTCGCCGGGGTCAACACCTCGACGGAGTTCCTCGCCAAGGTCATCGCCGACCGGCTCGCGGACCGGGTGCGCGCCGGGGCGCTCGGCGCGAACGCCGCCGGCCTGGCCGGCATCACGGTGACGCTGCACGAGTCGCACGTCGCCTGGGCCAGTTACGAGCGTGAGCTGTGA
- a CDS encoding zinc-dependent alcohol dehydrogenase: MERDARAFWIRSPGEGEIRDVVLPEPGPGEVLVRTLFSGVSRGTEAIVFRGGVPPNQHAIMRAPFQDGAFPGPVKYGYLNVGVVEHGPAELAGRTVFCLYPHQTRYVVPASAVSAVPEDVPPERAILAGTVETAVNALWDAAPLVGDRIAVVGGGMVGCSVAGVLAGFPGCRVQLVDTDPSRADVARALGVGFAHPDQAEGGCDLVVHASASEAGLARSLELLAPEGEVIELSWYGDRQVRVPLGEFFHSRRLTIRGSQVGAVPPSRRSRRGFADRIALALRLLADPAFGELITGESPFAELPRLMPRLAGGALPALCHRIAY; encoded by the coding sequence ATGGAGCGCGACGCGCGCGCCTTCTGGATCCGGTCGCCAGGTGAGGGCGAGATCCGCGATGTCGTCCTTCCCGAGCCGGGACCGGGGGAGGTGCTCGTCCGGACGCTGTTCTCGGGCGTGAGCCGCGGCACCGAGGCGATCGTGTTCCGCGGCGGCGTCCCGCCGAACCAGCACGCCATCATGCGGGCGCCGTTCCAGGACGGGGCGTTCCCCGGGCCCGTCAAGTACGGGTACCTGAACGTCGGCGTGGTCGAGCACGGCCCCGCCGAGCTGGCCGGGCGCACGGTGTTCTGCCTCTACCCGCACCAGACCCGCTACGTCGTCCCGGCGAGCGCGGTCAGCGCCGTCCCGGAGGACGTGCCGCCGGAGCGGGCGATCCTCGCCGGGACGGTGGAGACGGCCGTGAACGCGCTGTGGGACGCGGCGCCGCTCGTCGGCGACCGCATCGCGGTGGTCGGAGGCGGGATGGTCGGCTGCTCGGTCGCGGGCGTCCTCGCGGGGTTCCCGGGGTGCCGCGTCCAGCTGGTCGACACCGACCCGTCCCGCGCGGACGTCGCGCGGGCGCTCGGCGTCGGGTTCGCCCATCCCGACCAGGCCGAGGGCGGCTGCGACCTCGTCGTCCACGCGAGCGCGTCCGAGGCCGGGCTCGCCCGGTCGCTGGAGCTGCTCGCACCGGAGGGGGAGGTGATCGAGCTGAGCTGGTACGGCGACCGGCAGGTCCGCGTCCCGCTGGGGGAGTTCTTCCACTCGCGGCGCCTGACCATCCGGGGCAGCCAGGTCGGCGCCGTTCCGCCGTCCCGCCGGTCGCGCCGCGGCTTCGCCGACCGGATCGCGCTCGCGCTGCGGCTGCTCGCCGACCCCGCGTTCGGCGAGCTGATCACCGGGGAGAGCCCGTTCGCCGAGCTGCCGCGGCTGATGCCGCGCCTCGCGGGCGGCGCGTTGCCCGCCCTGTGCCATCGGATCGCCTACTGA
- a CDS encoding CDP-alcohol phosphatidyltransferase family protein, with amino-acid sequence MTRPMTLPRPAPVRLPAPRRPRLTRGPELAAAVAVQLALLALLRPGHAGLAVGVGYALASWALLTAAFRRRRALGPADHVTLARVVLTGGAAALVAGHLTGDGRVWPLVAAASAALVLDGVDGKVARRTGTVSRLGARFDMETDAVLVMVLSVEVARSAGLWVLAIGAMRYAFGAAAWAAPWLRADLRPSVARKAVAVVQGVALVVAASGLVPHPGALVAAALALLVWSFGRDVVWLARRRHTDRRGAHGTGEAEGAQGIRGRGTDGARRARLLDPVAR; translated from the coding sequence ATGACAAGGCCGATGACGCTCCCGCGGCCGGCGCCGGTACGGCTCCCGGCGCCGCGCCGCCCCCGCCTGACGAGGGGCCCGGAGCTGGCCGCGGCCGTCGCGGTCCAGCTCGCACTGCTGGCGCTGCTCCGTCCCGGCCACGCGGGCCTGGCCGTGGGCGTGGGGTACGCGCTGGCCTCGTGGGCACTGCTGACCGCCGCGTTCCGGCGGCGGCGGGCGCTGGGGCCGGCCGATCACGTGACGCTGGCGCGCGTGGTGCTCACCGGGGGTGCCGCGGCGCTGGTCGCGGGGCATCTCACCGGTGACGGCCGCGTCTGGCCGCTCGTCGCGGCCGCGTCGGCGGCCCTCGTCCTGGACGGCGTGGACGGGAAGGTCGCCCGGCGCACCGGGACGGTGTCCAGGCTCGGGGCGCGGTTCGACATGGAGACCGACGCGGTGCTGGTGATGGTGCTGAGCGTCGAGGTCGCGCGGTCGGCGGGCCTGTGGGTGCTGGCGATCGGGGCGATGCGGTACGCGTTCGGCGCGGCGGCCTGGGCGGCGCCGTGGCTCCGCGCCGACCTGCGGCCGAGCGTCGCGCGCAAGGCCGTCGCCGTGGTGCAGGGAGTGGCGCTGGTCGTCGCGGCTTCGGGCCTCGTCCCGCATCCGGGTGCGCTCGTGGCGGCGGCGCTCGCGCTTCTGGTGTGGTCGTTCGGACGGGACGTGGTGTGGCTGGCGAGGCGGCGGCACACGGACCGCCGTGGGGCCCATGGGACCGGTGAGGCCGAAGGTGCTCAGGGGATTCGGGGGAGGGGCACGGATGGAGCGCGACGCGCGCGCCTTCTGGATCCGGTCGCCAGGTGA